The DNA region ATTTCAGACACCGgtaattcaaagtgctttacataaaCAAGAATAGTAGCGTACAGAGCTTGGGATGAAAAATACAGTAAACCGACAACTCTACAAAACAGGAACAAATGGAACACATATATAACAGAAAAAGATAAAAGGAATAAATCTtacaaaacaaatttgctaatgtaatgtaattaGACTGTGATTTGTTGAATGACCCTCCAGTAACTGCCCTCTACCAGTAACTAGCTCCCTGAAAATTACCTCTTATAAATGAAAAATTATTTTGGTGTTATCCAGATAGGGTGGCTTTGATTGCCATACAATCTGATGTCACAGGAAAAGGAGGAGTTTGTGTGAATAGGGCAGTGTTTTTGCTGAATAAATGCACCAAAAAGTGTACACTAGAGATGAGAAATGAGACAGAGCCCATTAGGATAAGGGAAGTGCAGGAAACTTGAGCAGTGGAGCCGTGTTTCCCAATCCCAAGGCTGTGTGAGCTCAGTACTGCACTTTGTTGTGTTTCTCATACTCCAAAAAACCTGCTTTAACTCAAGGAAATTAGGTGATCAATTGAATTTGCATTGTTGTAGCTTTGACAGCAGTATTTTATGCAGCCGACTCTCCAAATCGGGACGCCAAGGCTTGGACTTGTTGAGcccagttagggttagggcttcAGGTAGGGGACATCCTCCAGTAGATGGCGCTGTGGTCCTCTGGGACTTAGCTAGTGCACTTGGAGGACACCAGCTCCCTCTTCCTGCACATGACTTGTACCCACAAGATCTAACCTATGTTCCACACAGGTGACCCTCTGACCCTCGACCCCACAGCTCAGTATCAGCTATTCCACTCCTTTACATTCTGATATTTTCTCATCTTTGTGCTTCTTTCTCTCCGTCTGTGGGTGTTTGAGAGGAAAGATAAAACTCCACTTACAGTTCACAAACTGAGTCATAGGAAATCTTTGCAACATCAGCCTGTGATTGGACTCCTGTAATGGAGACACTCCCCTTTGTAAATTCTAAGCAGTATATGAAGAGAGTGCAGGTCTGAGCTGGTTTGATCTATTTGGATCTGGTCTGATCTGTTGTGATCTGGTCTTGGATCCTTATCTGTTAAATGTGTTCTTAGATCTCTGTGCACTCGCTTTGACTTGAATCAGCTACATCCTGTGGCTCTTTGGGTTATACCCTAAACCTGCCACTAGAGAGCGCTAATGTCTTAAATGTGAACACTTAAATTTGTGGATATTTGCACAGgtatttcatttattttctaGGATAATTATCTTGGGAGAAAAAATACTTGGTTTATATGAGTCAGATGTTGACTGCATATAAAAATGAGAATATTGAGATACTGATAATATGACTGTAGTATTTATCTTAGACTTCCAGGTTAATTCCTGCTAGTGCTTCTGCTGGCTCTCCAGAACCTTCTGTGTGTGGTGAAGACAGTAACCCACATACCCACATAATtctggaggagaggggtggtaccctaaccctaacactagggTTAGAGagaataaccctaaccctaacccctaggGTTAGAGagaataaccctaaccctaggggtggtggcagagagagactgactgaGTGGTTAATCAGAGACAgaaacagtgtgagtgtgtgtgcgtgtgtaacgAGGGTTGACATCACGGGAGTTGTGTCTGACATCATGGCATGCTGTTTCTCATAAGGCATCATTCTAATATGCAGTATGATTAAGAAAccaggacagacagacatgatGTATCCTGCCAAGTGCAGATGGGTTAAGATAGTTCATAAGAATTTGTTTCACTTTGTTTTTCCAGACGTCTGTGCACCTCTGGTGAATAAGGAATGGACAGAAATAAAACTTACTGTTGGAATCATCTGTGAACTATTTATTCAATGTAATGTGGACTTCCcttaaaatttaaatgttttatttacacCTGTTGGTGCAAAATGTTATCATGTTAGTTGAACTGTGTTTATGTGGTTATAAGTAAAAAAGTCATTTTGCAGCCCCCTTTAGCCCAACATACTAGTGTTTTTATCAAGGTACCATAGATACTGTAGTTTAGCATAATGCTAAGGGATATATACTGAAGAAGACATGAAATATGACTAAATGGGAAATGGTGGTTTTGCAGGCCTGAAAATTGTGAAAGCAGGAatccctaatcctaaccctaaactTAACATtcttaatcctaaccctaatcctaacacaATAGCACCTCTGTCTGAGCAGTTTCTCTACCCTTACACACTTAGCTCAGCTTACCAGTTACTTGCTGTACTGTGAATATGCAGAGACAGCACTGGGCACTTTTGCCCTCTTCACGTCATGGTATCAGTTTGacaaggagaaaaaaaagatgcACAAGTTTGTTTCATGGGGTCCTTTTATTGAACTTTTGACTAATTGACTTTTTACAACCAGTTTGAACCAGTTTGAGGTGAAACAAATGACACAGGCCCTGCTGCCCGTGCCACGAATCTGATCCCAAGATGTCACCGACTGAACACCAAGCAGACAAAACAGGGTGTCGAAAGCAAGGAAAAGAATAGAAGAAAAGGACAGAACCAAAAGTCAAGCAGAGTTTGAGGGCAACAGCATTCTGCTCGGCTGATGGAAagatgtaaaaaacaaaaaaaaaagaacaggaAGGAGAATGAGGAAAAAAGAAAGAGGGACCTGATCTACTTCTGGGCGGGGATCATGCTGTCGATGGACTCCCCCTTTTCCAGTTTCTTCTCCATCTCAACCATGAGCTTGACACCATCCACCACGCACtgcacctgctccacctccgAGGTACCAATACGGTCCGCGTTGGAGATGTCAAACACTCCACCCACTGAGGCTGTGTCAACACCACCTGAGGAGCCAGATGAGAGGAAATAGGTGGAGGGTCAAAATATCAGGTGAcaagtgtgaatatgtgtgtgtgtgtgtgtgtgtgtgtgtgtgcgttcataCCTGTGCCACGCTTCTGCAGACGCAGTCTGTTCAAGATCTCCTCAAATTTGGGGTGTTCACTGAGTTTGGGCAGCTTCACGTGAACCCCCCCACGCAGGCCAGTGCCGAGGTTTGATGGGCAGGTCAGGATGAAGCCCAGGTGTTCACTCCACATGAATCCGTGATTGTGCTTCTTGAACACCTCCTCAATCTACCGTacaagtacaaacaaaaatggacACAGTAGCATCAGATCGGTGAAAAGTAATTATGCATTTAGATAATATCTAGAAAGCTGGGTAAGATAAAAATGAAGATAATAAACCTTACATTCTGACTTCTGAATAAATTCACTGTTGAATGAATAAAGAGCTTTGCTCATTCGTTCATGGATCAGATCACATTAAAGTTAAAGTGTTTTTTCTGATCTGTAACAAAAATCTATAAAGGGCTATAATACTGATCTGGATTACTAATAACATCATAATATTGGTATATGGAATAATGAATAGAAAGTATTGCTGATAGTTTCTGTGTTAAATTGTAGTATTTTTCAACAATACATCTTAccatggccggagtgggccactttttcagcccgggagtttcatgcgcaaatccggcccaaaattatttttccatcccaatcggcccaaactagagattgacatgagccggcccatcgggaatcctcctgaatctcccgattagccactccggctctgcatcTTACATCACAAACCCCAGCCCACCCCACCGTTTTAAAATGTCCAAATCAGGCTGCCATAACATACAAATTAGTTGAATTAGTAGCAGTATTCATCTTATTATTTATTCAATGTATTTAAATAAGTTATTGCATTTACTTGAAAACAAAATTTAGGATGGTTAtctaggggcagtcatggcctggtggtagggaactggtcttgtgaccggagggtcgtgggtttgattcccagacctgaggtcatgactcaggtgcccttgagcaaagcacctaaacccaactgctccccaggtgcttggctagggctgcccaccgctgtgtgcaccacagtaatcactagtgtgtgtgttctaactgcacagatgggttaaaaggacaaatttcaattgtggtgaaaaaaatcacaattgacaaaatatgacaCATTTTATTTAGCTAGGTTATGTAACTATTATGTTGGAGAAGTTGGCCCCAATGTATTAAAACTAAGGTAAGACACTAGCTTTTTCATCAGTAACTGTAGCTTGAGTCTGACTTTATATGGCTTACGTGTTCATAAAGTGTTacatgtttatatgtgtgtgtgtgtgtgtgtgtgtgtgtgtgtggtctttaTGTAGTCTTTTTCTGTTAGCAATATCCCTGGGTCAGCTAGCAAGCAAAGTTCAGCTACATAAGCTAAGCTTTCTGCATGATTTTGAGTAGTTTGCTATCTTTTAATTTTGATTAGTCCATTTGCCACATAGGCAGTTAAAATGAGAGaaatgtgtatttatgtgtatttATTATATGTAGAATTAGCCTGAAAATGTCCATCTGTTATACAAACATACCACTTCAGTTTATGTACAAACCAATGATCTCAAAATTAGCCAGGAAGTCAGCAAAGTTAACATTAGATCAGTGATTAGATTAAATGAAACCATTTTAAAACCAACAGTTGCAGATGTTGTCTAGATTGGATAGCAGCTATGTAGGTGCTAATTTTCGAGTCTATAAATGAGCAAAAACGTAACAGGCATATTCATAATATATGAGCCATACAGCTCAGCTATTATGATTAAACTAGCACCTGTGGACATGTGTCCCTCTACTGATGTCCTCCTGCATATTAGAAGCAAGTTTCCGTTATTATTGAGCTTAACAATATAGTGAATTGACTTGCTCAAAACTGAATATCCTCACTTTTCACTATAGTTTATCATTGTGTTATCTATCCAGTTTGATTTTATGTAGTTTGCCACTGCTCTTAAATGTTAAGTATCAGCATATAAACGTGTGTGTATTGGCGTTTAAATGTGTTCTGGGACTGTATTTTGATTTTCTCACTCCTGTTTCTTGGAGCGGTAAGGTTAGTAATGCTACATGGTCTTTTTGGTTTATATCTAGAGAAGGCCAGATATAAATTCAACAGAGTTGAAAAGTGAAGACTTTACGTGTCTGATTAGACACATAAATTAGAGTTACATACAGTGTATCAGTTTAATTCTTCATTTGTTtttaatgtatgtatatattcatTTGCATATGAATGTTTGCATATTTAAACCCATGTGTATTCTAGTAAGTGGGTTAcgatgtttgtgtgtatgtgtgtgtgcgtgtgcgtgaacTCTACCTTGTTCAGACCAACACAGAAGCGTCTGAAGACCTCTTTCATGTTCCCACCCTTCTGCATGGAGATGACGCGTAGGTGATCCTCCTCATTCACCCACACCAGGAAGGTCTTGTTCTCATTGTGCCTAAAGAAAGgatcacacacagaacacagtgaAACGAGCTTCAGTCAGCCAGGGAATCCTAACCCTTCAAGTCCTAAACTACCCTACACAGCGTAATTACAACTCTAACCCTAAACTACCCTACACAGCGTAATTccaactctaaccctaaacTACCCTACACAGCGTAATTccaactctaaccctaaacTACCCTACACAGCGTAATTccaactctaaccctaaacTACCCTACACAGCGTAATTccaactctaaccctaaacTACCCTACACAGCGTAATTccaactctaaccctaaacTACCCTACACAGCGTAattccaaccctaaccctaaactatCCTACACAGTGTAattccaaccctaaccctaacccctggacttaaccctaaccctaatcctcatGTTACTCTGGTCCCACTCACGTCCACTACATCTCACCCTTTCCATGTATCGCATCTACAATATTTTACTCCTAATCACAAAGTttacactacattacacactacacactacactacacactacactcttAGTCATGAACGCTACGCTTGCACTCAATATGTTGTATCCCAAGTCAAATGATGGACCCAACAGACTCTACCCCTAGCCCCTAGCCCTTACCCCCTACACACTCTGCCCCTACCCCCTACACCCCTTTCACTCACCAGATGCCTCTGGCGTCAGGCCAGTCGCGGGCCATGCCGGCTGCCAGCAGCAGGGGGGAAACGGGCTTGTCAAACAGGAAGTGGTCAGCAATGAGCTGCTCTTGTTCAGCATCAGTCATTGACTTCAGGGGGTAGTACTTCCCCTTAAATTCACCATCCAGGCTGTTCAGAGCTTAAATTAAGAAGAATTATTATACTGTTATATGTGGTTACGCTCTTTTGAAACAAATGTATTAGTACTATAAGATAAAAACAACAGTTGAAATGTATGTAGAGTACAATATAAGGAGTATCATTGAAATTtatattacataaatgtacctATTGGCATTTACAGGTATGATAACAAAAACCACTCAGGTGAAGCACTGCAGAATTGTAATGGATGTTGCTGTTCTTCCGTTGGACCATTAGACCGTGACAGGTGGGGTACCTCACCCTCTACAGACAGCTTCACACTTCAAACCTAGCTTCACTAGGTTTAGGGTTCACCCTAAGGTCAGTGGGCCCTAACCATGGGGAGCCTCACCTTCCACGGACAGCTTCTCCACAGCTCTGCGCTCCCCACGGCTGTTGTGGGGGGGCAGGGCGTACCCCTTGATGCTACGTCCCGTACGCACGCGGCTGCTCAGAACGTAGTTGGGGTCAAGGTCATCACCTCCCTATGAAAAACCAAGTGCAGTATCCACAGTTAGGCCTGGTTCACACTAGTGTGCGTAAAACTAACTGGTGTAACTAGTAAAAACCTAATGTGTTTAGTTTGTTACTATCCTAGGCATTTGCGTAATATTAATGTTTGGCCATTATTTAGTAAAGTAAATGATTGTTAGAGGGTTAGTGCGGTGGCTGATGTCCACTGACCTTCAGGTTCTCGAAGTTCAGGTCAGTCTTGTGCTTGTCTGTGGCTTTGTATCCCCCATGTCGGTCACAGATGACGGGGTCAAAGAGGTCCTTAAACACGTCGTAGGATTCCTCATCACCAGCCACACAGCCGACAGTCATGATGAAGGGGTGACCTGAGGAATACAGATGACCAATGAGACTGAGACAAAACAAACATGTAAGACTCAAGGCTCATGGGATGAATGTAAGGTAAATGGCACTCTAACCGGCATGTCAGCAATCTCACTGCAAACAAAATGAAGCAGCTACTCTGTGAACTCTCAAGTTGCATTGTTGTATTATAACTTTATTTAACTCCATAGCACCTAAATAACCTGTTAAACAGGTATTAGGCATCCAGCATGCATGAGGTAAATAAGCAATGCTGGGTCCTGTCTCCACTCACCAGGGTTATCGACGCCAGTCTGAATAGCATCATCCAGCGTGTATCCAGTGGGGGTCTGCTTGTCTCTCAGCTTGGTATATACCTCCTTAGTGAGCACCTTGGCCATGTGGTTGTTGTGTTTTGTAAGGTCAGGAAACTCATCATCCACAGAGAAGTTGAGCTTAAAGTTGTTGTGGGTGTTTCCGAAAGGCATGATTGCGTTTCTAGCACTGTAATATGGAGGGTTGAGACATGAAATGAGTTAGAAATTATAAGTTCATAAAAGCTTCGTTATGTTACAGTGCTTTAATGAGTGCAGAGGGTGTTGTAAAGTTCCTGTGCTATTGATTATACATGATAACAGACATGTATAGTCAGCCACTCAAGAACTGACCATTTTTGTTTCCAGTAAACTTATATGGTCTGTAAAATCATCATCTGCTACATGTGTCAACACTGAAAAATTTAACaggactttaaaaaataaattaccaCCATGACCAAATGTAGCAGAACAGTCCTGCCTGCTGCCATGTCAGTTACTCCAGTCAacatacaacaccacacacacaccaacagctGCAAACGTTATGAAGGTCTGGAGACTTTAAGTATCCCAGCAGGCCTCTGGCTCCTCAACTGGTGTGTCTGATATGCCTGAGAAAGGGTTCGGTTATTCTAGGGTCCAGCCT from Brachyhypopomus gauderio isolate BG-103 unplaced genomic scaffold, BGAUD_0.2 sc80, whole genome shotgun sequence includes:
- the ckma gene encoding creatine kinase, muscle a; the protein is MPFGNTHNNFKLNFSVDDEFPDLTKHNNHMAKVLTKEVYTKLRDKQTPTGYTLDDAIQTGVDNPGHPFIMTVGCVAGDEESYDVFKDLFDPVICDRHGGYKATDKHKTDLNFENLKGGDDLDPNYVLSSRVRTGRSIKGYALPPHNSRGERRAVEKLSVEALNSLDGEFKGKYYPLKSMTDAEQEQLIADHFLFDKPVSPLLLAAGMARDWPDARGIWHNENKTFLVWVNEEDHLRVISMQKGGNMKEVFRRFCVGLNKIEEVFKKHNHGFMWSEHLGFILTCPSNLGTGLRGGVHVKLPKLSEHPKFEEILNRLRLQKRGTGGVDTASVGGVFDISNADRIGTSEVEQVQCVVDGVKLMVEMEKKLEKGESIDSMIPAQK